The following coding sequences are from one Ochotona princeps isolate mOchPri1 chromosome 8, mOchPri1.hap1, whole genome shotgun sequence window:
- the TCF23 gene encoding transcription factor 23, with protein sequence MSQREAQGAPATPEVGHGRTKARARVLPGTGKKRSSVSKTRQDPWEGARWSDQSWGRAVPSPRGARAGSRAPGRSEASPENAARERSRVRTLRQAFLALQAALPAVPPDTKLSKLDVLVLATSYIAHLTRTLGHELPGPAWPPFLRGLRYLHPLKKWPMRSRLYAGGVAYSSLDSISTTTSGHRTKDTEVASQDSEEADTSLSTKPLSPALGDK encoded by the exons ATGTCCCAGAGGGAGGCCCAAGGGGCACCAGCCACACCAGAGGTGGGCCATGGCCGGACCAAGGCCAGAGCGCGGGTACTGCCAGGCACTGGCAAGAAGAGGAGCAGCGTCAGCAAGACAAGGCAAGACCCGTGGGAAGGCGCAAGGTGGAGCGACCAGAGCTGGGGCCGGGCTGTCCCAAGCCCCCgtggggccagggcagggagccGGGCTCCAGGCCGG AGCGAAGCCAGTCCTGAGAACGCAGCGCGGGAGCGGAGCCGGGTCAGGACCCTGCGCCAGGCCTTCCTGGCCCTGCAGGCCGCACTGCCCGCCGTGCCTCCTGACACCAAGCTCTCCAAGCTGGACGTACTCGTGCTGGCCACCAGCTACATCGCCCACCTCACACGCACGCTCGGGCATGAGTTGCCGGGCCCCGCCTGGCCACCCTTCCTGCGTGGACTTCGCTACTTGCACCCTCTCAAG AAGTGGCCCATGCGATCACGTCTCTACGCTGGAGGCGTGGCATATTCTAGCCTTGACTCCATCTCTACCACCACTTCCGGCCACAGAACAAAGGACACAGAGGTGGCATCCCAAGACTCTGAAGAGGCAGACACCAGCCTTTCCACCAAGCCACTGTCACCAGCTCTTGGTGACAAATGA